ATTAAACAAAAATTATTGCAATTCTTTTTCTGAAAGTTGTTTCAAATATAGGGATGCATAATAGCCTTCTTGATTTATTAATTGATTATGAGAGCCTTGTTGTGTGATTTTACCATCTTCAATGATTAGTATTCTATCTGCATTTTTAGCAGATGAGATTCTGTGACTCACTATTATGGTAGTTTTATCTTTACAAATTTCATATAAGTTGTTCAAAATAGCTTCTTCGGTTTCTGTATCAACTGCAGATAAGCAGTCATCAAAAAGTAAAATGGCAGGATTTTTAATAATGGCTCTCGCTATAGAAACACGCTGTTTTTGTCCACCAGAAAGTGTGATTCCTCGTTCTCCAAGAATGGTTTCATATTGTTTGTTAAAACCAATGATATTATCATGTACAACGGCACTTTTTGCGGCAGCAATTACTTCTTTATCAGTAGCATTTTCTTTGCCAAATTTGATGTTGTTTTTTATGCTATCTGAAAATAGAAATGCGTCTTGCGGAACAATTCCAATGCTGTTTCTCAAATCATATAAGTTTAGCTTGCTAATCTCTTTGCCGTCAACATTTATTTCTCCTTCAGAAACATCATAAAGCCTTGATATTAGAGATAAAATAGTTGATTTTCCTGCTCCAGTTTTTCCTAAAATAGCTAATGTTTCTCCTTTTTTTACTGTAAACGAAATGTCTTGTATTGCTTTTATGTTTGTGTCTTCGTAGGTGTAACTTACATTTTTGAAAGTGATTTCGCCTTCAATTGAAGAGTGCTCTAGGTTTTTGTTTTTGATTTCAGGTTCAATTTTTAAGAACTCATTCAATCGTTTTTGAGATGCTTCGGCTTCTTGTACCATTGATGAAACCCAACCTAATGACGCTACTGGCCAAGTTAACATGTTTACGTACAAGATAAATTCAGCTATGGTCCCTATGCTTTTGATAGTTCCATCAATGTACATTAAACCTCCAAAATAAATAACTACTAAGTTACTTATTCCGATTAAGGCGAGCATTAAAGGACCAAAAAGGGATTGTACTCGTGCTAGACTTAAACTTTTGCTTTTGCTTTCGTTAGCTAAATCAATCATGTTGTTTTGATGCTGATTTTCTAGCGAATAGGCTTTTATAACTCGAATACCTGAAAATATTTCTTGTGAAAAACTAGAAACTTTAGATAGATATTGTTGGAAAATGGTGCTTCGAATATTGATTTCAGAACTTAGTTTAAAAATGGCATAGGATAATAGCGGTAAAGGTAAAATTGTATAAAAAGTCAATCGAGGAGAGACATTATACATATATGCAATCACTATGGCAAAACGGATAACTGTATTTATAGTATACATAACAGCTGGTCCTACATACATTCTAACTTTGGAAACATCCTCGCTAATACGGTTCATTAAATCCCCAGTTCTATTTTGTTTATAGAAGTTTTGAGATAAATTCTCATATTGTCTAAAAACTTCGTTTTTCAAATCAAATTCGATATGTCTTGACATAACAATTAAGGTTTGACGCATCAAAAAAGTTAGAAAACCTGCAATAATGGTTGTTCCAATAATCAATAAAATATTACTGACTAACTCTTCTTTAAAATAAGAGTTTAGGATTGGAGATGCTTTTTCATGAGCAGATAGCTTGTCAAATTTTTCGATTGCACCTAATGACTTGCTGATTAATTTTGGAGTAAACAAAGAAAAAATTTGAGCAACTATGGTGATGCCAATCCCAAGTAAAAAACTGAATTTATATTTGACAAAATATTTGTTTAAATAGCGTAATTCTTTCATGTTAGGGGTAATCGTTATTGACTTAATTCTTTGTTTTATGGTACTTCGGACAAAGATACAAGTTTAAACGTAAACTGGCACACTACTAAAATCTTAAAACGAATTGTTTTTAGATGCTTCATTAGTTTTTTGCTTTATAAGGAAATTTTTTGTCTTATTTTTTGAGGTTTAATTTTATTTTAAGGGATGAAATCCTTATTTTTGCAGACTAATTTATAAAAGTTCTTACAAGGTGGTAAATAGAAGACACATACGCGTTAAAGTAATGCAGTCCATTTATGCGATGCATCAAAACGGTTCTGATAATATGGAAAAAGAAGA
Above is a window of Flavobacterium sp. 123 DNA encoding:
- a CDS encoding ABC transporter ATP-binding protein, with the translated sequence MKELRYLNKYFVKYKFSFLLGIGITIVAQIFSLFTPKLISKSLGAIEKFDKLSAHEKASPILNSYFKEELVSNILLIIGTTIIAGFLTFLMRQTLIVMSRHIEFDLKNEVFRQYENLSQNFYKQNRTGDLMNRISEDVSKVRMYVGPAVMYTINTVIRFAIVIAYMYNVSPRLTFYTILPLPLLSYAIFKLSSEINIRSTIFQQYLSKVSSFSQEIFSGIRVIKAYSLENQHQNNMIDLANESKSKSLSLARVQSLFGPLMLALIGISNLVVIYFGGLMYIDGTIKSIGTIAEFILYVNMLTWPVASLGWVSSMVQEAEASQKRLNEFLKIEPEIKNKNLEHSSIEGEITFKNVSYTYEDTNIKAIQDISFTVKKGETLAILGKTGAGKSTILSLISRLYDVSEGEINVDGKEISKLNLYDLRNSIGIVPQDAFLFSDSIKNNIKFGKENATDKEVIAAAKSAVVHDNIIGFNKQYETILGERGITLSGGQKQRVSIARAIIKNPAILLFDDCLSAVDTETEEAILNNLYEICKDKTTIIVSHRISSAKNADRILIIEDGKITQQGSHNQLINQEGYYASLYLKQLSEKELQ